The following are encoded in a window of Prosthecodimorpha staleyi genomic DNA:
- a CDS encoding ABC transporter substrate-binding protein, translated as MRHWKTFVTAAALIQMVAGPVAAEPGHLRIAMTAADVPTTTGMPNNGAEGMRFAGYPIFEPLVDWDLANAVDRRAGLRPGLAESWQVDEADKTKWVFKLRKNVKFHDGSAFNADAVIWNFDRLFDDKSPQFEAAASGIARARAPQVAKWEKIDDYTVAIYTKKPTAFFLYIVVWLPLASPAQFEKVGKSWEAFAKAPAGTGPFKITKVTPRVSIELAKNADYWDTKRVPKVNKVTLFPMPEANTRLSALRSGQVDWIEVPPPDAIPSLKQAGYKITTKLYPHIWPWALSVEPDSPFKDKRVRYAANYAVDRDGLVGFLNGTATPAYGFVGPDDVQFGKPKIRFGYDPAKAKALMKEAGYDEKNPAKVKIMISTSGSGQMLPIPMNELVQQNLEAVGFKVEFDVVEWGTMLLGFRQAPDSAINKGRHAMNISLTWTDPSVWYRWFHTDAFTPTASNWMHWSSPDYDKIIDQVSVTFDEKEQEKLLAKAHEILVEESPWLWIVHDLNPRAFSPKVKGYVPVQSWMQDFTQVTVD; from the coding sequence ATGCGCCATTGGAAGACATTCGTCACCGCAGCGGCCCTGATCCAGATGGTCGCCGGCCCGGTCGCGGCCGAGCCCGGCCATCTTCGGATCGCCATGACCGCCGCGGACGTGCCGACCACCACCGGCATGCCGAACAACGGCGCCGAGGGCATGCGCTTTGCCGGCTATCCGATCTTCGAGCCTCTGGTCGACTGGGACCTCGCCAACGCCGTCGACCGGCGCGCCGGCCTGCGCCCGGGCCTTGCCGAGTCCTGGCAGGTCGACGAGGCCGACAAGACCAAGTGGGTGTTCAAGCTGCGCAAGAACGTCAAGTTCCACGACGGTTCGGCCTTCAATGCCGATGCCGTCATCTGGAATTTCGATCGGCTGTTCGACGACAAGTCGCCGCAGTTCGAGGCGGCGGCCTCCGGTATCGCGCGGGCCCGGGCGCCGCAGGTGGCGAAATGGGAGAAGATCGACGACTATACGGTGGCGATCTACACCAAGAAGCCGACGGCCTTCTTCCTCTATATCGTGGTCTGGCTGCCGCTCGCCAGTCCGGCCCAGTTCGAGAAGGTCGGCAAGAGCTGGGAGGCCTTCGCCAAGGCTCCGGCCGGCACCGGTCCTTTCAAGATCACCAAGGTGACGCCGCGGGTCTCGATCGAACTGGCCAAGAATGCCGACTATTGGGACACAAAGCGGGTACCGAAGGTCAACAAGGTCACCCTCTTCCCGATGCCGGAGGCGAACACGCGGCTGTCGGCGCTCCGGTCCGGTCAGGTCGACTGGATCGAGGTGCCGCCGCCGGACGCAATCCCGAGCCTGAAACAGGCCGGATACAAGATCACCACCAAGCTCTATCCGCATATCTGGCCCTGGGCGCTGTCGGTCGAGCCGGACAGTCCCTTCAAGGACAAGCGGGTCCGCTATGCCGCCAACTATGCGGTCGACCGCGACGGCCTGGTTGGCTTCCTGAACGGGACCGCGACGCCGGCCTATGGCTTCGTCGGGCCGGACGACGTGCAGTTCGGCAAGCCGAAGATCCGGTTCGGCTACGACCCGGCAAAGGCCAAGGCGCTGATGAAGGAGGCCGGCTACGACGAAAAGAACCCGGCCAAGGTGAAGATCATGATCTCCACCTCCGGCTCCGGCCAGATGCTGCCGATCCCGATGAACGAACTCGTCCAGCAGAATCTGGAAGCCGTCGGCTTCAAGGTCGAGTTCGACGTGGTCGAATGGGGCACCATGCTGCTCGGCTTCCGCCAGGCGCCCGACAGCGCCATCAACAAGGGCCGCCACGCGATGAACATCTCGCTGACCTGGACCGATCCGTCGGTCTGGTACCGGTGGTTCCACACGGATGCCTTCACGCCCACGGCCAGCAACTGGATGCACTGGTCGAGCCCCGACTACGACAAGATCATCGACCAGGTCTCGGTCACCTTCGACGAGAAGGAGCAGGAAAAGCTACTCGCGAAGGCCCACGAGATCCTGGTCGAGGAAAGCCCCTGGTTGTGGATCGTGCATGACCTGAACCCGCGCGCCTTCTCGCCGAAGGTCAAGGGCTATGTCCCCGTGCAGAGCTGGATGCAGGATTTCACACAGGTCACCGTCGACTGA
- a CDS encoding DUF6481 family protein: protein MRIPTFAERRQAAAAAQSKLLDRFKAGIDPNDPAVASRAEARKAVAEARAVREETRRREKMAADAAKAIEDEKARLLAIAEAEAEAVRQEAARQEQEAELAAEEARKKEARDERYAARKLRKQQGEDNRHVRTAARR from the coding sequence ATGAGAATTCCGACTTTCGCCGAACGTCGCCAAGCTGCCGCAGCCGCCCAGTCCAAGCTCCTTGACAGGTTCAAGGCCGGAATCGACCCGAACGATCCCGCCGTCGCCAGCCGGGCGGAGGCCCGGAAGGCGGTCGCCGAGGCCCGCGCCGTGCGCGAGGAAACGCGCCGCCGCGAAAAGATGGCTGCCGACGCCGCCAAGGCGATCGAGGACGAGAAGGCTCGTTTGCTGGCGATCGCCGAAGCGGAAGCCGAGGCCGTCAGGCAGGAGGCCGCCCGACAGGAGCAGGAAGCCGAATTGGCGGCCGAGGAGGCGCGCAAGAAGGAGGCGCGCGACGAACGCTATGCGGCGCGCAAGCTGCGCAAGCAGCAGGGCGAAGACAATCGCCATGTCCGGACGGCCGCTCGTCGCTGA
- a CDS encoding lytic murein transglycosylase: MGRLIAIGLLSALSSWAGPSHAADAGFSRFVTSLWPEAEAVGVSRETFDRETRALEPDYSLPDLVLPGRPETGAARQPEFVRPPAEYINEAQIARLAADGRRLLGAHRAVLEGVEARFGVPATMVLAIWGRETDFGRSPERHDGLRVVATQAYAGRRKDQYRREFILALKLLETGAVTRKAFRASWAGATGLTQFLPSEYFSHGVDFDGDGRIDIWRSVPDALASAAKQLADKGWQPGLRWAWEVRPPAQADCTLGVPEIRRTVGAWLDAGYAPVGGRVPTAAERAETASLLQPEGIYGPSFLTTRNYFVIKEYNFSDLYVLFVGHLADRMLSPQRFATPWSATRQLKTASVEEMQRHLARLGHYRDKVDGKAGMLTRAALGIYQKSAGLTIDCWPSEAVLGSLRLAR; encoded by the coding sequence ATCGGGCGATTGATCGCCATCGGTCTTCTGTCGGCTCTGTCCTCTTGGGCGGGGCCGTCCCATGCGGCGGACGCGGGCTTCTCCCGGTTCGTCACGTCGTTGTGGCCGGAGGCCGAAGCCGTCGGCGTTTCCCGGGAAACCTTCGACCGGGAGACCCGCGCGCTCGAACCGGACTACAGCCTGCCCGATCTCGTCCTGCCGGGGCGCCCCGAAACCGGTGCCGCGCGACAGCCGGAATTCGTGCGGCCGCCGGCCGAGTATATCAACGAGGCGCAGATCGCTCGGCTGGCCGCGGACGGGCGCCGCCTCCTGGGCGCGCATCGCGCCGTGCTCGAGGGGGTGGAGGCTCGTTTCGGCGTTCCGGCCACGATGGTATTGGCGATCTGGGGGCGGGAAACCGATTTCGGCCGATCGCCGGAGCGCCATGACGGTCTTCGTGTGGTCGCCACGCAGGCCTATGCCGGACGGCGCAAGGACCAGTATCGCCGGGAATTCATTCTCGCACTGAAGCTCCTGGAAACCGGAGCGGTGACCAGAAAGGCATTCCGCGCCTCCTGGGCCGGGGCGACCGGGCTCACCCAGTTCCTGCCGTCCGAGTATTTCTCCCATGGCGTCGATTTCGACGGCGACGGCCGGATCGACATCTGGCGATCGGTTCCCGATGCGCTGGCCTCCGCCGCCAAGCAACTCGCCGACAAGGGCTGGCAGCCCGGCCTGCGCTGGGCCTGGGAAGTCCGGCCGCCCGCGCAGGCCGACTGCACCCTGGGCGTTCCCGAAATCCGCCGGACCGTCGGCGCATGGCTCGACGCCGGCTATGCGCCGGTCGGCGGACGCGTTCCGACGGCAGCCGAACGGGCGGAAACTGCATCGCTGCTGCAGCCGGAGGGCATCTACGGCCCGTCCTTCCTGACCACGAGGAACTACTTCGTCATCAAGGAGTACAACTTCTCGGATCTCTACGTGCTGTTCGTCGGTCATCTCGCGGACCGGATGCTCAGTCCGCAGCGCTTCGCGACGCCCTGGTCGGCGACCAGGCAATTGAAGACCGCCTCGGTCGAGGAGATGCAGCGGCATCTGGCGCGCCTCGGCCACTACCGGGACAAGGTGGACGGCAAGGCCGGGATGCTGACCCGGGCGGCGCTCGGCATCTACCAGAAGTCGGCCGGGCTGACGATCGACTGCTGGCCGAGCGAAGCGGTGCTGGGGTCCCTGCGCCTGGCGCGGTGA
- a CDS encoding DUF2946 family protein: MAGARRTIARLLCVLALIVQIVAPTHAVAAMASAAADPLAGAVLCISASDQTGPSHPDSAPDHRSEACLFCRLVSSDGFAPPPATSAVVVPVATMRGAIWAKRDTPAIVSRLLAQIRGRAPPALS, encoded by the coding sequence GTGGCCGGCGCACGCAGGACGATCGCACGACTGCTCTGTGTTCTGGCGCTGATCGTACAGATCGTCGCGCCGACGCATGCCGTTGCGGCGATGGCGAGTGCCGCGGCCGACCCGCTCGCCGGCGCGGTCCTCTGCATTTCGGCCTCCGATCAGACCGGCCCGTCACACCCGGATTCGGCCCCCGACCATCGCAGCGAAGCCTGTCTCTTCTGCCGGCTCGTCAGCAGCGACGGTTTCGCACCGCCGCCTGCGACCTCGGCCGTCGTCGTCCCGGTCGCCACGATGCGCGGTGCGATCTGGGCGAAACGGGACACGCCCGCCATCGTTTCGCGGCTGCTCGCGCAAATCCGAGGCCGCGCCCCGCCTGCCCTCTCCTGA